The Sulfurospirillum diekertiae genomic sequence TTGAACTTCAAACATTGCTCTGGGCATTGAACGAGGTGAAAGATTTTGAAGAGGAGATTATGATTTACACCGATTCGCAAAATATTATCACGCTCCCTAGCAGAAGAGAGCGGTTTGAGCGCAATGGGTATGCGACAAAACAAAAGAAGATTCATGAGCATGCAGCATTGTACCAAGTGTTTTATAGGGTGATGGATGAGATGAAGTGTTCTTTGATGAAAGTGAAAGGGCATAAACAAGCATTTGATAAAGATGTGATAGATCGTTACTTTACGTTGGTTGATCGCGCCTCACGCGAGGCACTTCGCAAAAGCAGTTTATAATCGTTTACATGTAAAAGGAAAAGCGCCTTAAGCATGCGGGCTTTCTGCCAAGAAAACCCAATAGTAATATAGCTTTTTTTAAGCTTTACTTTGAAAGTGTACTTAGGATTCTTGCTGAACTCATTAATGAGAAAGTTGGGGATAACTTTCTCATTAATGAGTGGCAAAGAT encodes the following:
- a CDS encoding ribonuclease HI; amino-acid sequence: MSDGSVNTQTHVGFGAYLIVPENTPLEAFETLHVKVKKFTQTSSTKLELQTLLWALNEVKDFEEEIMIYTDSQNIITLPSRRERFERNGYATKQKKIHEHAALYQVFYRVMDEMKCSLMKVKGHKQAFDKDVIDRYFTLVDRASREALRKSSL